The genomic DNA attatacCAATTAAAACTAGATTTTTTCAACTAAATGCAATTTGTCTAGTTGGGTATCTGGCTATTACCATTTGACTTCAATGTAAAATATGTCAATTACTATGAAACCTTTGGCTTACAAACTTCTTATAATAAATCTTCATTGTTCCTCAAATGCTAGTGTCAAAAAAACAATCAAGGTCACAAATTCGTATACATATAAGGAATATACAGCATGTTAACTGATTAACTAGTTAGACaagttgaaaaattttcattcaatgtCTTAACAAATTGGTTGTAAGATGATATACCATACACTTTGTTTATTTGACAAACACAAATCACAGAACTTCAGAATAATGAATGTGTTCACTTGTGTACCATAAATAATGTGTATCTTGTATTATAAATAACATATTTGATATAACTGTACATTATGTAATTAACTTcagatttttacttaaaaattaatattataactcaacatgatttttattcaattgtAAATCTGTTCTTCTCTTCTTCAGGCAACCATTGCAATCAAAGTTATTGACATTGGACCTACAGAATCGCGCACAACCCGGTCAGGGCAAGTAATGGATTGCAAACACATTATCGTTGCTGATTCTACCAGCTCAATCTCCTGCTGTTTGTGGGAAGCCCACTTTGACTCCATAAAACTCGCCCAGTCATACAAAATAACCAATGTAGCAGTGAGAAATTTCGACAACATCAAAACTCTTACTACATGCCCAGATACAGCCTTTGAAGCAACCAATGACATTGGCCCCATTGTAGAATCTGAAAAGAAACCCATTTCAGTAGAAAAAATTATTCGCATCAAGTCTGCTGCATGCACCGCGGCCAACAAATGCTCAGTCTGCAGCAAAGACGTGGGGAACTTCAACTCTGAGCTTGACACCATAAAATGCCAATCTTGCAACATGAGACAAAGAACCCTCGACAtcacaaaacaatataaatgtgAGGTAGTCGCTCAAGTcgacaacaacaacaccaaGTTAATAATACCAGATTTAGTGTTGAGAGGCCGTCCAGACCTTGTCCTTGATCCAAATCAGTTGGAAACACAACTCCTCAATTCCGTATCTCTAACTGTGAAACTCAACATTGGCTGCACACATGTGTTGGACATTACACACATCCAAAATTAAGGGATTTATCAAAGAAACTGTATACTTTTTGTTAAGTACAAATCAGCAATTTGTATCGGTTAAAAAAATTGGTACTTTAAAGTTGTAGCtgctcattttttattttttttttgtacaaatatacaagtacaaataagcaatttgtattgatGACTTAAAAATCTTGGTACTATGCACTTGTAGATGCCTGTttgctttttttgtttttttaatacaattataagTACAAAATTATTCGCATCAAGTCTGCTGCATGCACAGCGGCCAACAAATGCTCAGTCTGCAGCAAAGACGTGGGAAACTTCAACTCTGAGCTTGACACCTTAAAATGTCAATCTTGCAACATGAGACAAAGAACCCTCGACATcacaaaacaatacaaatgtgaGGTAGTCGCTCAAGTcgacaacaacaacaccaaGTTAATAATACCGGATTTAGTGTTGAGAGGCCGTCCAGACCTTGTCCTTGATCCAAATCACTTGGAAACACAACTTCTCAATTCCGTATCTCTAACTGTGAAACTCAACATTGGCTGCACACATGTGTTGGACATTACACACATCCAAAATTGAGGGATTTATCAAAGAAACTGTATACTTTTTGTTAAGTACAAATCAGCAATTTGTATCGGTTAAAAATATTGGTACTTTAAAGTTGTAgctgttcattttttattttattttttgtacaaatatacaagtACAAATAAGATGACTTAAAAATCTTGGTACTATGCACTTGTAGATGCtcgtttggttttttttgttttttttaatacaattataagTACAAAATTATTCGCATCAAGTCTGCTGCATGCACCGCGGCCAACAAATGCTCAGTCTGCAGCAAAGACGTGGGGAACTTCAACTCTGAGCTTGACACCATAAAATGCCAATCTCGCAACATGAGACAAAGAACCCTCGACAtcacaaaacaatataaatgtgAGGTAGTCGCTCAAGTcgacaacaacaacaccaaGTAAATAATACCGGATTTGGTGTTGAGGTCGTCCAGACCTTGTCCTTGATCCAAATCAGTTGGAAACACAACTTCTCAATTCCGTATCTCTAACTGTGAAACTCAACATTGGCTGCACACATGTGTTGGACATTACACACATCCAAAATTGAGGAATATATCAAAGAAACTGTATACTTTTTGTTAAGTACAAATCAGCAATTTGtatcagttaaaaaaattgGTACTTTAAAGTTGTAGCtgctcattttttattttttttgtacaaatatacaagtACAAATTAGCAACTTAAAAATCTTGGTACTATGCACTTGTAGCTGCtcatttgtttttttggtttttttaatacaattataagtacaaataagcaatttgtatcggcaatttaaaaaaatttggtacTATGCAGTTGTAGCTGCTTGTTTGTTTTTCTAGTACAAATATGTACAAATAAGTAATTTGTATCAGtcaatgaataaaatttagTACTATGCAGTTGTATCTCCTTGTTTCTTTTTATGCCCCCCATCAAAGAAGGGAGGtaatattgctttgctgctgtctgtcgggcggtccaccaacagtttctgttcattttcttcgaaATTTGGTATATAtacgtttatcatgataatatcacggtcaagttcgatattgggtacaatcgagcaattttcaacagagttatggcccttggacttaaaaaaattctagtttttatacacgtttattattataatgtctaggtcaagtttgatattgaatacaatcgagcaattttcgacagagttgtAGCCCTTGGActtttctagttttttgcagttttcgCTCATTTTCTTAGGAGacgataaacatattgaaattaaatttggcatataggtttatcatgataatctctaggtcaagtttgatattgggtgcGATCGAGCATTTTTCGACAGTTATGCCTCTTGGACATAGAAatattccagttatttgcagtttctgctcattttcttcgcagagggtgcacagatggatataaaatttgatatacagatttatataaataatatctaggtcaagtttgatttcaagtatgatagagcaattttcaacagagttatgacccttgaacttagaaaaataccagttatttgcagtttatgttcattttctttgtggatgtttccaagggaggggggcataaatgtttcacaaacatctcttgtttaagTACTAATATGCAAATACAAACAGCAATTtgtaccaaatttttttttacttttgaaccATACAGCAGTAAACcatgaataatttttatcaaaattccaCAGTTTTTACAAATCAACAACGAATAATGTGAAATTCACATCGACATCAAGAGTCgcaaattttgcatttaaacaAACCGCTTGACTTTACAGGGGTTGTGACGGTGTTGAAATACAATCGCACCCAAGTCAAGACACAATaccattaaataaatgtaatttgcATAAACATTTTAGTAATACTATTTTCCCCACAAAATTTACGTTAACAAAAGTTAATCAGACGAAAACAACCGCACATTTTTATGCacaataaatacacaatttttttaatggctgaCACGATAGCTTAATATGGGCTTTTAGACCTTTTAAACATGTTCAGCAGAGCAAGTGCTCGACACCGCTTGCCAAGTTGCATGTATGTGCTTCATGTGTTATAACTGCACATCTACAATTCCTTGGTTTTAACAAATTTACCCaatcaatttttcaacactgTCTTAAATCAAAATCAACTTTTGCTTAAAATCCATGTTCACAAAACACAATGTTCACAAATGCTACCGTTTAAGACAGTACACCATACAAAAGCTACCACCTAttgtactcaggtgaccgtcaaggcctgtgggcctcttgttctacAAAGCTGAACTTCACTGGGGGTGTACTGCGATTTAGCTGTAAGGAAGGGAGGAATATTAAGGTGTACTCCTTGGGGCAACAACTTGTGAATAGTAAACCCTTTATCTGCTAATATCATGTCACCGGGCGCTAATTGCTGTAAAATTTTGCTGTGCTCTACAATTGCAACATCAGATGTGCTCCCTGGGTACAATTTACTAATAAACACCAAGGCACCATTTGGTGCAACACCTGTAACACTTTTTACAGTATTGGAATTTTTGTAGCCACTGTATGTGCTGGCCTGCAATCTCATGTCATTCCCAGGAACATCTTGGTTGATTTCAGTGGCATCGAGTACTATTCTGCATGAGCTAAAATCGCCAAAACTGGTAGGCATAGATCCCTTGCATTTTTGTAGAGATGGAATGCGACTCTCTATGAGTCCTTCATATAAAACCTCATGCATAGCACAAATTTGAGAAGTTACAATGTTATTAACTGATGATGCACTGGTGTTGAATCTCTCTGCAAGGTCCAAAAGAGGGGTGTTCATAGTTATTTTCATTAATGTCATCAACAGTTGGTCTGTCAAAGAAATGAAAGATGGTCTCCATCCATCAATGTACTTAACCTGGAATCTCTGCATCATTTCGTCAATGGCGTGGAACATGTCTGGCCTTAGACTTGTATACATCAGCATCTACATTAAAACATGACAGTGAAACACATTGTGTTGaagatatatttctttttattttttacattttgttttaaaaacagacTTGTTTCTGATAAACGTAAATGCTGTCCAGCAGCATTTTAATAACCCATTGTACAAAACATAAGCAGTATGATATTCTTTCCTGGCAGAGCATTTGTTCTACTATTTCCGTCATTTTTCACAGGCTGATGAACTGTCCAGCAGTAGGCCcgttatcaaaatataaactgaAAAAGAAATGCCTCACAAAGTATCGTGTTCAATGATAAAATCAAAAGATCTGTAAATAATATCTCATCAAggtatataaaacttaaatatagCATTGAACTATGCATTCCTACCAGTGT from Crassostrea angulata isolate pt1a10 unplaced genomic scaffold, ASM2561291v2 HiC_scaffold_144, whole genome shotgun sequence includes the following:
- the LOC128169510 gene encoding uncharacterized protein LOC128169510; translated protein: MASAQKRPKRDENETIDGYIHMISPVKTSKNKNIKYFNAVMQEKLKFTDVVCFKPDLHCNFQDLEKKKSPVSLKNIQRVPSNRTSSDFDIRVGFASELSTPVRALDFDFQPPPTLQTTTIKDIEQNLNAFQKATIAIKVIDIGPTESRTTRSGQVMDCKHIIVADSTSSISCCLWEAHFDSIKLAQSYKITNVAVRNFDNIKTLTTCPDTAFEATNDIGPIVESEKKPISVEKIIRIKSAACTAANKCSVCSKDVGNFNSELDTIKCQSCNMRQRTLDITKQYKCEVVAQVDNNNTKLIIPDLVLRGRPDLVLDPNQLETQLLNSVSLTVKLNIGCTHVLDITHIQN
- the LOC128169504 gene encoding uncharacterized protein LOC128169504, with the protein product MFHAIDEMMQRFQVKYIDGWRPSFISLTDQLLMTLMKITMNTPLLDLAERFNTSASSVNNIVTSQICAMHEVLYEGLIESRIPSLQKCKGSMPTSFGDFSSCRIVLDATEINQDVPGNDMRLQASTYSGYKNSNTVKSVTGVAPNGALVFISKLYPGSTSDVAIVEHSKILQQLAPGDMILADKGFTIHKLLPQGVHLNIPPFLTAKSQYTPSEVQLCRTRGPQALTVT